One Hyphomicrobium sp. CS1GBMeth3 DNA window includes the following coding sequences:
- a CDS encoding ATP-binding protein, translating into MLTVSPAITYVTKATGDFACTFASASSQQIMGYQPEEMLAEPNFWMSHLHPQDAPRVLTEFARLVSQGGGNLEYRFLHKGGYYRWFQDTFQVLRGEDGNPSEIVGSWADITHRKLAEAVHELYAASLERSSPMPLKKLDSILESGREVLRLDRLSILRACPQQQWLQATAATGTEEPLEEIRVPIGPEGGGLAQAYLTKETIVSDGSTPIPELLRLKPPYDQIKSLRSSVFAIVPLIVQGQAVGVLAADRTSNRVPFEASTLESLRGLATQAAIALEHARLYAAAQPVISRSLHLSEVYPAFARAVKALLPYDRIGVVVPQGSSLVMALSVAEPPLASWQGQVWENIEGTAVEWVLENARPLVVKDLSAQQSFADSAFVAAEGIRSSLLMPLQAGGVTVGVFFLDSLTLGAYTEEDVALVDPVAQQLALAIDNTRLFQDIEEKGRQLELANKHKSQFLANMSHELRTPMNAILGYSELILDNLYGDVPEKVREVLLRIDKNGRHLLGLINDVLDLSKIEAGSIKLSCSDFSINEAVQAAVSAVGSLAMEKKLELKTEVPSTLPKARGDERRTTQVLLNLLGNAIKFTDGGEVRLKVSVADDMFHFSVADTGPGIAPEEQKKIFEEFHQADNARVSKKGGTGLGLAISRRIVELQGGCIWVDSTPGKGSTFLFTLPVHVEPRREAT; encoded by the coding sequence GTGCTCACCGTCAGCCCCGCGATCACATATGTCACCAAGGCGACCGGGGATTTTGCGTGCACATTTGCAAGCGCAAGCTCGCAACAGATCATGGGATATCAGCCGGAGGAAATGCTCGCCGAGCCAAACTTCTGGATGAGCCACTTGCACCCTCAGGATGCGCCACGGGTGCTGACTGAGTTCGCCCGTCTCGTTTCGCAGGGCGGCGGAAACCTGGAGTATCGATTTCTGCACAAAGGGGGCTACTATCGATGGTTCCAGGATACGTTCCAGGTACTCAGAGGCGAAGACGGCAACCCATCTGAGATCGTGGGCTCATGGGCGGACATTACCCATCGCAAGCTCGCCGAGGCCGTTCACGAGCTCTATGCGGCGAGCCTGGAGCGAAGCTCCCCGATGCCGCTCAAGAAGCTCGACAGCATCCTCGAGTCGGGACGAGAAGTGCTCCGCCTTGACAGGCTGAGCATCCTGCGTGCCTGTCCGCAACAACAGTGGCTCCAGGCCACGGCCGCCACCGGAACGGAGGAGCCGCTGGAGGAAATCCGCGTTCCCATAGGACCGGAAGGTGGCGGCCTGGCACAGGCCTACCTGACCAAGGAAACGATCGTTAGCGACGGATCCACACCCATTCCCGAATTGCTGCGCCTGAAGCCACCTTACGATCAAATAAAGTCGCTTCGCTCCAGCGTTTTCGCCATTGTGCCGCTCATTGTGCAAGGTCAGGCGGTCGGGGTTCTGGCGGCTGACCGAACGAGCAACCGAGTGCCCTTCGAGGCGTCCACGTTGGAATCCTTGAGGGGGTTGGCCACCCAGGCCGCGATAGCGCTGGAGCACGCCCGGCTGTACGCGGCTGCCCAACCGGTTATCAGCCGCTCGCTCCACCTTTCTGAGGTCTATCCCGCATTCGCGCGAGCTGTGAAAGCGCTACTTCCCTACGATCGGATCGGCGTTGTCGTGCCCCAAGGCTCCTCTCTGGTCATGGCTTTGTCGGTTGCCGAGCCGCCGCTTGCCAGCTGGCAAGGACAAGTCTGGGAGAACATCGAAGGCACTGCGGTGGAATGGGTGTTGGAGAACGCCCGACCACTTGTCGTGAAGGACCTCTCCGCGCAACAGAGCTTCGCCGATTCTGCGTTCGTTGCCGCAGAAGGCATTCGATCAAGCCTCTTGATGCCCCTGCAGGCTGGCGGCGTGACGGTCGGAGTGTTCTTCTTGGACAGCCTGACTTTGGGTGCCTACACGGAGGAGGATGTTGCGCTTGTCGATCCCGTGGCCCAACAGCTCGCTCTTGCCATCGACAACACGCGGCTGTTCCAGGATATCGAGGAGAAAGGCCGCCAGCTCGAGCTCGCGAACAAGCACAAGTCGCAGTTCCTCGCCAACATGAGCCACGAGCTCAGAACGCCTATGAACGCGATCCTCGGTTATTCCGAGCTCATCCTGGATAACCTCTACGGTGACGTTCCAGAAAAGGTCCGAGAGGTCCTGCTTCGGATCGACAAGAACGGACGCCATCTCCTCGGACTGATCAACGATGTCCTTGACCTGTCCAAGATCGAGGCTGGCTCGATCAAGCTGTCCTGTTCCGATTTCTCAATAAATGAGGCGGTCCAGGCCGCCGTGTCAGCCGTCGGTTCGCTCGCGATGGAAAAGAAGCTAGAGCTCAAGACAGAGGTGCCGTCGACGCTTCCTAAAGCCCGAGGCGATGAGCGGCGCACCACTCAGGTGCTGCTCAATCTGCTTGGAAATGCCATCAAGTTCACTGATGGGGGAGAAGTTCGTCTAAAAGTCTCGGTTGCGGATGACATGTTCCATTTTTCCGTCGCAGATACTGGACCTGGGATCGCGCCTGAGGAGCAAAAAAAAATCTTCGAGGAGTTCCATCAGGCTGACAACGCACGTGTCTCAAAAAAGGGCGGAACCGGACTTGGCCTGGCAATCTCCAGACGCATCGTCGAGCTGCAAGGTGGGTGCATCTGGGTCGACTCGACGCCGGGCAAGGGCTCCACATTTTTGTTCACATTGCCAGTCCATGTCGAGCCACGCAGGGAGGCGACATGA
- a CDS encoding response regulator, producing MSRRILIVEDHEDNRRILRDLLTSAGFELIEAVNGIEGVAAADEHRPDLILMDIQLPIIDGYEAARRIKAIQELRPIPIIAVTSFALSGDDTMAYEAGCVAYITKPFSPRSLLATIQKHLS from the coding sequence ATGAGCAGGCGCATCCTCATCGTGGAGGATCATGAGGACAACCGGCGCATCTTGCGCGACCTCCTCACAAGCGCGGGCTTCGAGCTCATCGAGGCGGTGAATGGAATCGAGGGCGTCGCAGCGGCCGACGAGCACCGTCCGGACCTCATTCTCATGGATATTCAGCTGCCGATCATCGACGGATACGAGGCGGCGCGGCGGATCAAGGCAATTCAGGAGCTCCGCCCTATCCCAATCATCGCCGTCACGTCATTTGCGCTCAGTGGCGACGATACAATGGCGTATGAGGCAGGCTGCGTTGCCTACATCACAAAGCCGTTCAGCCCGCGCAGTCTCCTGGCGACGATCCAGAAGCATCTTTCCTGA